From Coffea arabica cultivar ET-39 chromosome 10e, Coffea Arabica ET-39 HiFi, whole genome shotgun sequence, one genomic window encodes:
- the LOC113711191 gene encoding probable protein phosphatase 2C 2, which yields MIALGEFFLRVSVISLGLIFLRRLRKSICMAMAITSAAASKQSSSGTPPATWLSSFFVEKGASFKQFGGSKRQKIIGNNIKDQELDRKKKSSDHGPHQLAVSEINKPIHEACEEYLSPSENHGSVTLEDPAVVKSSAIKNPFEKKQSTMLKKRPAQLIVPAYCPASDFGQVGKILERKEFQTEGKGFAMASKKGRREIMEDGHGVMLDISGNPKQAFFVVIDGHGGRAAADFVAENLGRNIMNEIQLLGNDGNRIEAAVRKCYSVTDEQFLNRKVNGGACAASVLVKDGELHVANVGDCKVILSRKGVATALTKDHRLTREDERIRIEKSGGLLHCRNGVWRVNGTLAVSRAFGDLYLKDHVISEPDILQLPLTSDCDFLIMASDGLWDKVGDQEAVDVVSSKKDSLESCKELIAMSTSRGGVDDITVMVINLQKFVN from the exons ATGATAGCATTAGGTGAATTTTTTCTACGAGTTTCAGTAATCTCGCTAGGTTTAATCTTCCTCCGACGCCTCAGGAAAAGCATTTGCATGGCCATGGCCATAACCTCGGCTGCAGCATCAAAACAATCTTCTTCTGGCACTCCTCCAGCAACATGGCTCAGCTCATTCTTCGTCGAAAAAGGGGCATCTTTCAAGCAATTTGGAGGCTCAAAGAGACAGAAGATCATCGGTAACAATATTAAGGATCAAGAACTTGATCGAAAAAAGAAATCTAGCGATCATGGTCCGCATCAATTGGCTGTATCAGAAATCAATAAGCCAATTCATGAAGCATGCGAAGAGTATCTCTCCCCCAGTGAAAATCATGGTTCGGTGACCTTGGAAGATCCAGCTGTTGTGAAAAGTAGTGCTATTAAGAACCCCTTCGAGAAAAAGCAATCTACAATGTTAAAGAAGAGGCCTGCACAGCTCATTGTACCGGCATATTGCCCGGCTTCAGATTTCGGTCAAGTAGGGAAAATTTTGGAGAGGAAGGAATTTCAGACGGAAGGAAAAGGTTTTGCCATGGCTAGTaagaaaggaaggagagaaATAATGGAAGATGGGCATGGTGTCATGCTAGATATTTCAGGCAACCCTAAACAA GCATTTTTTGTGGTGATTGATGGGCATGGAGGCCGAGCTGCAGCTGATTTTGTAGCTGAAAATCTCGGAAGGAACATAATGAATGAGATACAGTTGTTGGGAAATGATGGAAACAGGATTGAAGCAGCAGTACGCAAATGTTACTCGGTCACGGATGAGCAATTCCTTAATCGG AAGGTGAATGGTGGAGCTTGTGCAGCTAGCGTCCTGGTCAAGGATGGAGAACTGCACGTAGCAAATGTAGGCGATTGTAAAGTAATCCTTAGTAGAAAAGGAGTAGCTACTGCATTGACTAAAGATCATCGCCTCACCAGGGAGGATGAGCGTATTCGCATCGAAAAATCG GGTGGTCTTTTGCATTGTCGAAATGGTGTTTGGAGAGTGAATGGAACCCTTGCAGTTTCCAGGGCATTTGGTGACCTTTACTTGAAAGATCATGTCATTTCTGAACCGGATATTTTGCAACTTCCTTTAACTTCCGACTGTGATTTTCTGATCATGGCTTCTGATGGATTGTGGGATAAG GTAGGTGATCAGGAGGCAGTTGATGTAGTATCAAGTAAGAAGGATTCATTGGAGTCCTGTAAGGAGCTTATAGCTATGTCTACCAGCCGAGGTGGTGTGGATGATATAACAGTGATGGTGATTAACCTTCAAAAGTTTGTAAATTAG
- the LOC113711076 gene encoding protein VERNALIZATION 3-like → MYRGVDPLVVGRVISDVLDPFNRSIRLRVIHGNRDVINGCEFRPSQVVSQPRVEIGGDDFRSFYTLVMVDPDAPSPSNPNLREYLHWLVTDIPATTGASFGQEIVCYESPRPSMGIHRFVFALFRQLGRQTVYAPGWRQNFSTRDFAELYNLGSPVAAIYYNCQREGGSGGRRSS, encoded by the exons ATGTATAGGGGGGTAGATCCTCTAGTGGTTGGACGTGTGATATCAGATGTTTTGGACCCCTTCAACAGGTCCATACGCCTTAGAGTTATCCATGGCAACAGAGACGTGATTAATGGTTGTGAGTTTAGACCCTCTCAGGTTGTTAGCCAGCCTAGGGTTGAGATTGGAGGTGATGATTTTCGTAGCTTCTATACTCTG GTGATGGTAGACCCTGATGCTCCAAGTCCCAGTAATCCAAACCTTCGGGAATATTTGCACTG GTTGGTCACTGATATTCCAGCCACCACAGGAGCATCATTCG GCCAAGAAATTGTGTGCTATGAGAGTCCACGGCCATCAATGGGAATCCACCGCTTCGTCTTTGCGCTTTTCCGACAGCTTGGGCGGCAGACAGTCTATGCTCCGGGGTGGCGCCAGAACTTCAGCACCAGGGACTTTGCTGAACTTTACAATTTAGGTTCGCCTGTTGCAGCAATTTACTACAATTGCCAGAGGGAAGGTGGATCTGGAGGCAGAAGATCATCATGA